The DNA segment GAGTGAGTTTCAGACAGCGTCGGGGCTTTACCTTAATTGTCTAACATGCTTTCACAACAGTAAGAGGTACATAAACCGAGGATGCGTCGCTAGGCAATAAGTCTCTTTTCCCTTAACTCTCCCCTTAACTGCTGAAGCGGAAGCAACGGATCTGAAGCTAACTTCAGCGTCGTTTgcacttgttatttttttcaatgcagaGGTCGGGTGACGCCCCTCCCCTGCCTCCCTCTAGCATCAGCACCTCCAAACTAAACAAGGCGGCTGGAGAAAGGATGCTCTCCGGTCCGCGATGCTCACCAGCTCGAAGACACAAAACGATGAAACCGAGAGGCGCTCGGGCGGCTGGGTATAGTCACTGTTTTCTGCACGTTTCTGTTGCCTCGCTGCCTCCATTCATGATGCACCATTCATGCATCCCCAAGAATGGAAGCACATTGCgaggaaaacattaaaatcgTTGATGTTATTTTGTGAGACACACTCTCTTTCATGTGATGAAGCTTCTTTTCATGTAGGTCAAGGTGATGAAGAGGCAGATTTTGTCTTTTGAGGGCGCCGCGCGAATGTAGGGCTAAGACAGGAGAGCCAAGCAAACAAAAGGCATCCAGCCCCCCTCCTCTGACGCACCTGGCTGCCCTGTCTCCACCTGACATGACAGCGCAGAGCCgggagcagagcagcaggatCAAGGGGCACCGACGTGCAGCCGGACGTGTGGACTCGACAGGGATCAGAGGAGCCTCCGGACGCACGGCGGACACGCAGCAGCAGCCCAGGGGAGGCCGGATTGCAGTTTCTGGGGACGAGCGCCAAGGGCAGTGCGGCAGTCAGCAGGCAGACCGGGGGGAGGAGGCTGCGGAGATCTGTGATACTTCCCCCCCAGGCCCCACTGCGCTCTCACCTCATCCTGAAAATATCATGCtggatgcttttatttttaatcaatggTGACTGTGATACTCCCCatcattttctctcctttttccctCCCCAACCAATCAGTGATGATGGGCAATTAAAAGATTAGATCTACTCTTCAGGCAAGGGTGGACCCCGGAGGGGACTGATGTGCATACTGGCCAGGTATCATTTGTTCCCTTCTTCTCTGGTTTTGCTCATTTTGCTTGCCGCCTGCACTATGGGCTGTATTCAGAGCATCGCATGCAAGCCTCGCATCAGACGGGAGAACATTGTGGTGTATGAGGTGTCAGCCTCTATTGACCAGTGTCCCACCATCATTGAGGAGAACTCGCCGATTGTGCTCCGATACAAGACGCCTTACTTCAGGGCCTCAGCAGGGGTAGTGATGCCACCAGTGCCCCGCAATGAGACCTGGGTGGTGGGCTGGATCCAGGCTTGTACCCAGATGGAGTTCTACAACACCTATGGGGATATTGGCATGTAagtgtacactgtaaaatttgCCAAGTTGatcttccttaaaaaaaaaaaaaaatctaggaaactgattgccttgaaaaagctGAGTAAACTATTTTTACACCATGTTGACTTTATATCTATTTgttatatatagttttatttaaaaaaaaaaaagttttattttacttcatttcgttaagttaaattcaaaataaatagtGAGATTAACTTGCTTTTCTAAGTGAAGCAACTTAATTTGAAGATAGTCTGACGTAACTAAAGAGTTGTATTTACTAGTATTTAGGAAACTGAAtgcatttgataaataaagcaagCACAACAAAGAATTATTAGTTTGcatgattattttctgtttaacaaTTGGCCATTCTGAGCATCTTGAGGCAAGACCAGTGTCTGTATGtgacaaacaaataacaatcaaaacaaatccactttgaagccttttaaaatatatataaatattcaaaataaacctCTCTCTTTGACTTTACTTAAGATTTCAATAGGATTGCATGCCATACCATTTTATCACAAATATCAGTACTCAATCAAGCATCAGCCTACTTGCAAAACACACGCTCAGTTAAGTCGGACTTGATTTCCGCAAAAACTTAAGTTGAACAAGTTCAATCACTCGTcacttttaagttgcaacaacttcgcaaaattaaataaataaaaccaaaatttaCGTAAACTTAATTACGTATGAACTAAAcatcaattaaaatgaaaagttgcatttatttacctttatcaAGGCAATCTGATCCTCAGATTTATAAAAGTAAGATCAGCTTGTGAGTTTACAGTGTAGAGCAGACCCCTAACTCTGCCACTGTGTGagctcagtgtgtcagtgtttggaTGTGCACACCTCTCTTCTGCACCCGccactgccaaaaaaacaaacaaaaaaaatcctgtcacCCGCTTaccctgtcctcctctgtccacTGCCGCAGGTCCAGCTGGGAGTTACCAGAGCTGCGAGAAGGTCGGGTCAAGGCCATCAGCGACTCAGACGGCGTCAGCTACCCCTGGTACGGCAACACCACAGAGACAGTCACCCTGACCGGACCCACGTCCAAACCGTCCCGACTGACAGTCAGCATGAACGATAACTTCTACCCCAGCGTGACCTGGGCAGTGCCCATCAGCAACAGCAACACTCCCATGTTGACCCATATCACCCGGGACCAGAGCTTCATCACCTGGCTGGTGGCCATGAACTCCGTCACCAAGGTAGGACACAGCAATAACGCTGGAGATGAAACCGTTTGTTCCCTCTTGCGTCAAATCTTAATAACATTGTGTTCTGTCTCCAGTGTTGTCACAGTCACAGATATATGTTTTGTccagtttaaatgaaaaacaccagCTGTACATCTGTAGAGACTGCTCTAGCAttacacacacaggctgacTGATGTAATCACATCCCCCCTGCACTTTTCCTTTCTGGCGTTAAGTTACAAAGTACCTCATCATCGCCTTCCACTCTCAGATTAAAGCCCCTGCAACGGCCCATCAGGAGTCAGTCTAACTTAAAATGTGTATCAATGTGTATTCGTGTCTTTGTGGAAGAGGGTTTTAGGCTCCTATAGAgggcttgtttttgtcactgttggCTAAATGTTGATAGCAGTTTAAGAACATACATGTCTGCGGACTGAAAACTGGCGTTAAAATTCTGTATTTTAGCAAAACTTTCTTCTGTGTTGGTTAagataaaactacatttaaccaaaaataaagtaaaacaccACTTCTAAGGATGCACATTATCTATGAACAGCAGTGGACCTAATTCACAATCAACTCAAGCTTTAACAAAACACTCCTCATATACTTAAAAGACTGCACCAAAAATACGCATATACACAATATCGACCATATTAAGGGGACAGTTTACCCCACAATCATGTGAACATATGTTTCCTCTCACCCGCAGCACTATTTTTTTAGAtcgttttagtgtgagttgcagagtgttggagatatcgatCATTGAGGTGTCttccttctctctaatataattgAGCTAGATGGCAGTCGGCTTGTGGTGCTAgaagacatttgaaaaactcaacagcaatgtctctttccagaaatcatgacccggttactcaagataatccacagaccttgttgttcatgtttcatgttggaactatttttatttctaccaaactacacctgccaactgtaccAGAGGCTTGTGACAGAGcaagatgtaaatattaatggcGTCTTCTTCGGCTGAACTGTCGCATTATCCCTCAGTGGTGCTAAAGGAGCTAGCAGTCAATGCACACGTCCTgctgtgcagtgatacagttggagaaagaaaatagttcccacattaaactactcacaacgaggtctgtggattatcttgagtaagcgGGTCATGATTtatgaaaagagacattgctgttgagttttttaagtgtattttttggtcACCTtgagctgagtgccatctagtacCATTACACTGGCTGATTTCTTCAACACTTGGAAACTGGCACCAAAACAGTCCTGATAAATAACACGATAGGTAAGAGGCAAAATAGGTATGTTTGATTTTAGGGCGACCTGTTCCATTGACATTACCCTCTTCCAGGAGCGCATCGTGTTGCAGACGGTGCGGTGGCGGATGCGGGTGGACATCGCAGTGGACCCTGACATGCCTCTGGGTTCTCGGGCCTCATTGGTGGGCCGTCCCTACCAGGAGCAGCCACACATCCTCAACTATCAGGAGCCCATTCCCCCCAATGCTCTGGGGAGGCCAAATGCCAACGATGCCCAAGTGCTAATGTGGAGGCCACGGAGAGGGGCGCCACTCGTGGTGATACCACCAAAATAAGAGGGTCAAATGGTTGCACAGACGAAAGTGTAATTGTTCCCTCTGGCAGGAAAAGGAGGTATGGAGGTGATGAAGTCCTGAAGCCGATCAGAGAGGAGAGAACTGATGGTTTCTGTGTGCTCAAGATGCCAGTGGCTCTTTACCCCCGAAAGATTGAAGTGGACCATTATAACGAGCCAGAGTGGATATTACATCTTGGATCTGACACAGCGTGGTGTCAGATTGGAAGTCTACAATAAACTAGTGTCAAGGGCCCGGATTGCATcgaggctttttttttggccctcgACAAGTTTTGGACTGCATTAAAGAGTTCTGCCTGCTTTTTAGCAAACAAGGAACGCTGTTTTTAGACGTACCACAGAGGTATTAGACCACAACGAGAACTGCATCCTGCATCCTTATGTAGATCTTATTGcatgagagtgtgagagagaaactgtctttaaaaagtttcagaATAGCATTTGTTTTGTATAACTTGATACCTGAAGACATTTTGATTGAAAagccagccaaaaaaaacaacaaaaaaaaaacaaacctgtggGCTGGTCAAACCTCGTCAGTGCCAACAAAGGCCTTCAGCACACTCAGTACCAGAGTTAAAGGATGTATTCAGAGAATTTACAAGAGACAAAGTATTATATGAATCTTTTTAGGTTAAGATGAACTCATGCATCAATCAGATTGTATTAAGAGCACCCACTTTGCATAAAAGTCTGGAGGAAGAACAAATCTACTGTAGTTTTCACTGGAGTTTTGCTAACACACCAAACTTATGCACCAACGTATTTTCAACTCCGTCGTGCAgctgttattttattctgatgGGTGACAAGCTATCAGAGGAAGGAGCTGGACCTGTTACCACATTGAATAAATAATGTCGGCTATGCTTTCAATAACTGCAGTATAAATGACTTGGAAGAGTGCCATACAACAAATCTGAAACAAGAGGGCGGTAGCTGGAATGGAGCCGAATTGTACTCAGACCTGAGGTAGATTCAATGTGGCGCTAATCAGGCCGTGTTGCACTACCGAGTTACATAAATCTTCCTACAATCAGGGAATCTAAATGTACTCTTGATAGTTTCCTCGGTGTGGAATTAAACCAGactgcattttgaaaaagtatttatttgaatTAGTGCCATTATTTAACACTGGTTTGTATGAGGTCATGTTACAATTTCTCATCATATCATCAGCGTATATCAGTGATTCTCAACTAACAGGCTCGCaacagggtgccaggtggcaCTATTTTCTAatacacaatgaaaataaatttattcATACTGggaatattttgtatttttattgccGCCAGAGAGTACGCCCCTGCATACGCTTGACTTGTGCGGAGCTGCAAATGGATTTGCTTCTTGGCATACATGAGTGAGGACAGCACATGTCAATAGGTAGAAAACAGGCATGCAGTTATTATATATACTGATAAATTAGGGCTGGACgttttggagaaaaaatgtaaggatatttttgaccaaatacactgaacaaaaacttaaatgcaacactttggtttttgctcccatttttctcagatttcaaagaaaggtctaagactttttaatgttcTCAACAGATATATGTCTCTCAgtttttggtcacaaatttggTGCCCAGTAGtacacctggtagagcaggcaccccatgtttAAAAGCTGTGTCTCCCTTTACTGTAGGCcttcccctttctctccccctttcacattatatgctgtttaaaagcaaaaagccccccaaaaaataacccttaaaaaaaatttgtgaaaaaaaatgtcctttccTTTTACAAGAAAATCCCTCCACCTGACTTGTGGTGTATCAAAATGCtgattaaccttttgaaacctgagcaaattggtttatgGTGagacagcaatgagcaacttaacaagaaatgacccaaaaaatgtgtaaaaagttacaataaaattacctgaaaatattcaaaaaagtgaaaaaaaaaaaaaacccacaaaaaccctcaaacaaacaagaaagtaaccttaaaaagtactgaaaatttatatttgatctatgttacatttttctgtaaaacagtttaaatattaaagtattatgattgaaaatatagttttagggacatttttcactatttttgcgtgataattttcaaataatcctCCCGTCTTTTTAAAGAcgtttgtaattttgttgtaattgtcacattttactcatttctttacatttgcaggacattcatgccaagttgctgataatttttttaaccttgttttGGACAGAAATCAATTTTGtaatttgctgtgcattttttgccaagttgctgattgcctttttccaaatcaagccaattttcaaaggtttcaaggatttaaatgcttgtgaaaggcatctgaatgcagcactgatgtcggtccaggtttcaaagggtgaaacaACATCATAACTACACTCTTGGGAtagtcacaataaaaggccactctaaaatgtAGAGTTTTATgacacaacacaatgccacagatgtccCAAGTTTTGATGGAGTGTGTCACTGGCATGCTGATTGTAGAAATGTCCAGCGGAGCTGTTCCCCGAGAacttaattttcattcatttttaacttaaacctgtgaaaaaatgGTAATAATAGCACAAGTGTTGCTTTTAAATTATTGTTCAGTGAACTTCAGTATTGATATTACAACAGTTTTgttgtaataaaatattaaagcaattattttttgcaataaataatcattattaatcTGAATATAATGACTACTATACTACTAATAAGTCATTAAAAGTCTGATAAAGTcataaaattacatcactttactgtaatgcggcctttaaaacaagaaaaaaacaccttacaATAGTATGATATTTAAATTCTAAGGCGATATCCAGTCTCACATCATGATATTGACATATTATCAATATATTGTCTAGCCCTATGATAAATACAGTTGATGTTTACCAACCCTTTGGaactgagaaaaatgtctttattttttatttatgttttaattttaaacagaaatgaGGCATTAGCAACTTAacaataaatgacccaaaaattagcaagaaattggtcttaaaaaaaaaagttacaaaagtttttttttgttcattttttttctgaaaaccaGCCAAAAAACGTGTAAAAAGCACACAAGTAAATTGCCTGgggaaaagtgctaaaaattaaaataaatattccaaTAAAATAGTATTTATTCCCattctaacataattttaaatatttaattgtgataattataaataaagttttctggaaattttctctgtttctctgtttttaagctaattttcttgtcaccttgcTGAttaaccttttattttcttaaaatttgtatttattttttaccatgtttagggctgaaatcaatccaatttgctcaggtttccaatttttttaaatgcttgtgaaaggtgtttgaatgcagcacaagaaaactgatgtccatccaggtttcaaagggtcagctggcctcctgtcattttgcaagtgCCCTGGGAAAAGCAGGTTGATTCTCACTGATGCACATTATTTTGCAGTCGGCTTCTGCAGATAATCTGGACGAAGGTTTCCTGTGTCATGGCTATGGTTTGTCCAGTGGGCTCGTACTGGGTTCAGTCCAAGTCCCTGCCTGCCACTCCTCACAGGAGTCACATGACTCATCCTCCATCTGTGCTTCTCTCCAGGTTCACGCCTCACCTTCCCAATCTGCTTGCTTGTTTTCTCCCCTGTCTGTCCCCCCTCAGCACACACACTatctccatctccatccaaATACACTTTGAGTCCACAACTATGCAAAGATAATCTGTGactgtaaacaaaaaagagagagagaaactggcAGAATATGAGAGATGTGTATTTCTGTTCACCTGCCTcgatctctgtttttttatttttcagggttGAATAAAAACTGCTGTTGTAAATGTACTCAGAGAGGTTAAAATAGGTTATATTGATTCAGTGTGTCTACATTTGTCGCGGCACCGCAGCTCATCCAGCCATCTGTTGCTATAGAGACTGGTTTGGTTTTTCAGAGTGCACTGCAACtggaactgaaaaaaagacagttcaAAATATTCATGGGTGTGCCTGTGTGCatgcattagtgtgtgtgtgagagagagagcgtgcaCACGTACACACTCGCAGCTCGGATGTGTCCATTCATTTCACTTTGAAGTAAGAAAAAAGATCAAGGCAGAGCTGGTTGTTTCAGCACAAAAtgctttaatttattcatttgttctTGTAAAAAgactttcatttttgcttttaaataacAGTAGAAGGAAGTCTTTCGATATAAATACGCAGACTGAGCAGCAAGGTCAAACAGTCATATGCCATCAAATCTCatctcataataaaaaaaagaaaattcagcaTCTTTGACCAAAGGTAACCCCTCCTCTTTGCAGCAAGCTTGCACCTCATTCCACCACTAGATGGAAGCTACAGCGAGGATTTTCCTCTCTTTGAGGCGGGCACTGTCAGCACCATTGATACTGTTCTGTTTAGTAAACATACCCCATATCCCgtaacacataaatacatataaattatATAGAACTATAAAATATCCATGAGGCTTATTATGATCTCCGCCTGATCCCTGTAAATATCCCTCACAGTACGTTCCCATGGGATCATTCTGTCATATAGTGTGTTAGTTTTACTGCAACAATGTTTGTTGATATTGAAAGTTAGTGTCACTGTACTCCTGTTAGTATCTGATAAGAaaacccttttaaaaaatacatatataaagcaaaaatgtttcatattattGACCCTCATCTTTTGTGCAAAGCAGCATTTTTCCAGAGTGACGGGGACATGTGCAACCTGAACCGTCTCCAGCTGTGGTTGTTTGGCTGTAACAGATTTTTATCACATTTCCTGCATTTCCACATGCCAAACTCACTAACACAGTTCACAGAGTCCTGCTCTTGTCTGTGTCGTGTACCGCTCGTCACTTCTGTCAGGTAGTACACTTCACAGAGGTATCAGTTTTACACTTTGATGGCG comes from the Plectropomus leopardus isolate mb chromosome 12, YSFRI_Pleo_2.0, whole genome shotgun sequence genome and includes:
- the fam78ba gene encoding protein FAM78B, yielding MCILARYHLFPSSLVLLILLAACTMGCIQSIACKPRIRRENIVVYEVSASIDQCPTIIEENSPIVLRYKTPYFRASAGVVMPPVPRNETWVVGWIQACTQMEFYNTYGDIGMSSWELPELREGRVKAISDSDGVSYPWYGNTTETVTLTGPTSKPSRLTVSMNDNFYPSVTWAVPISNSNTPMLTHITRDQSFITWLVAMNSVTKERIVLQTVRWRMRVDIAVDPDMPLGSRASLVGRPYQEQPHILNYQEPIPPNALGRPNANDAQVLMWRPRRGAPLVVIPPK